Proteins from a single region of Verrucomicrobiota bacterium:
- a CDS encoding phytoene/squalene synthase family protein yields MPNYLAKSYLEAQKVTKHHAKSFFFASIPLSSEKKKHAFAVYAFCRYLDDKVDLALSIESLNVVLHELRNFVNRVFKNNLEDEDLKLLPWLPAFQNTVLACQIPEKYFLDLLYGVEMDQGPVFIQDWEELKIYCYHVAGVVGLMMTRVFQLEDRTYEKHAVDLGIAMQLTNILRDVGEDLSRGRIYLPESELVNFGLSHVQLREKKVDPGDESWNDFMAFQIQRARNYYVSSEDGINHLATDGSQYSVWLMRFIYAAILDEIERAQYDVFATRASTSFFQKFQLAWQAYKKMNNDKSQK; encoded by the coding sequence ATGCCTAACTATCTAGCTAAATCATATTTAGAAGCACAAAAGGTGACCAAACATCATGCCAAAAGCTTCTTTTTTGCCTCGATTCCTCTCAGCTCTGAAAAGAAGAAACACGCTTTCGCCGTCTACGCTTTCTGCCGCTATCTAGATGACAAGGTAGACCTAGCACTCAGTATAGAATCTCTAAACGTTGTGCTACATGAACTCAGAAATTTTGTAAATCGTGTCTTCAAAAATAACCTAGAAGATGAGGATTTAAAGTTACTTCCTTGGCTGCCTGCTTTCCAAAACACCGTGCTCGCCTGCCAAATACCTGAAAAGTACTTCCTGGACCTACTATACGGAGTTGAAATGGATCAAGGCCCCGTTTTCATTCAAGACTGGGAAGAATTGAAAATATATTGCTACCATGTCGCAGGTGTCGTTGGGTTGATGATGACTCGAGTTTTTCAGTTAGAAGACAGAACTTATGAGAAACATGCTGTCGATTTAGGTATAGCCATGCAACTTACTAACATTCTTAGGGATGTTGGAGAGGATCTAAGCCGTGGTCGTATTTACTTACCAGAGTCTGAGCTAGTTAATTTTGGTCTATCTCATGTTCAATTAAGAGAAAAAAAAGTGGATCCTGGTGATGAGAGTTGGAATGACTTCATGGCTTTCCAAATTCAAAGAGCGCGTAATTACTATGTCTCATCTGAAGATGGCATCAACCATCTTGCCACAGACGGTTCACAATACTCAGTTTGGCTCATGCGTTTCATCTATGCTGCAATCTTAGATGAAATCGAAAGAGCTCAGTATGATGTCTTTGCAACACGTGCGAGCACGTCATTCTTCCAAAAGTTCCAGCTAGCTTGGCAAGCCTATAAAAAAATGAACAATGATAAGTCGCAAAAATGA